The following coding sequences are from one Geothrix sp. window:
- a CDS encoding PAS domain-containing sensor histidine kinase, with the protein MVLLEPVFGEDHLTMAFVDSATLILVCFPSIYFLLIKPMVRDLFAKAEAERALTEVRASNEFLRLDAEERIRAEALERTKADARIQFQARILAVVQQAVVATGKGGVILYWNRFAEWMFGWTEDEVRNQTLAKVTGFTSEAARSGLSGFGAVKGWTGEVKAIRRDGSSFPAYLTCSTIWRGDGSVAGFVYTFMDITERKSAEAAIRDSEEKYSTVVENSPTGIFIYRNGRLEFANQRFFQMVGRSQPDLAAMDVADIIHPEDWAMVREMWRRRLAGTGASQDYECRILHSGGETRWISGRTALIRYGGEFALLGNIQDITERHKAEQALRDSRETLHRLSARLMSAQESERQRVARELHDSIGQSLSAVKFMVERALDEQAASGPESPQTRSLRAVVPVIQSSVEEVRRISMALRPTTLDDLGLLATIAWFTREFQTTYPHMDVERLIEVEEFEVPEILKTNIFRIMQEAMNNAAKYSQATRVTVALRQVLGDLQLVVGDNGVGFNPGEVRRHTSAGGFGLASMRERAELFGGSLILTSSPGEGTMVIARWPLPEESTS; encoded by the coding sequence ATGGTCCTGCTGGAACCCGTCTTCGGGGAGGACCACCTGACCATGGCCTTCGTGGATTCAGCGACGCTCATCCTCGTCTGCTTCCCGTCCATCTACTTCCTCCTCATCAAGCCCATGGTCCGCGACCTCTTCGCCAAGGCCGAGGCCGAACGGGCGCTGACTGAAGTCCGGGCCTCCAACGAGTTCCTCCGCCTGGATGCGGAAGAGCGGATCCGGGCCGAGGCCCTCGAGCGCACCAAGGCCGATGCGCGCATCCAGTTCCAGGCGCGAATCCTCGCCGTGGTCCAGCAGGCCGTGGTCGCCACCGGCAAGGGCGGGGTCATCCTCTACTGGAACCGGTTCGCCGAGTGGATGTTCGGCTGGACCGAGGATGAAGTCCGGAACCAGACGCTCGCCAAAGTGACCGGATTCACGTCGGAGGCGGCCCGCAGCGGGCTCTCCGGGTTCGGGGCGGTGAAGGGCTGGACCGGCGAGGTGAAGGCGATCCGCCGCGATGGCTCCTCCTTTCCCGCCTACCTGACCTGCTCGACCATCTGGCGCGGCGACGGATCCGTGGCCGGGTTCGTCTACACCTTCATGGACATCACAGAACGGAAATCGGCCGAGGCCGCCATCAGGGATTCCGAGGAGAAGTACAGCACCGTCGTCGAGAACTCGCCCACGGGGATCTTCATCTACCGGAACGGACGCCTGGAGTTCGCCAACCAGCGGTTCTTCCAGATGGTGGGCCGGTCCCAGCCCGACCTCGCGGCCATGGACGTGGCCGACATCATCCACCCCGAGGACTGGGCCATGGTGCGGGAGATGTGGCGGCGGCGCCTGGCCGGCACCGGCGCCTCCCAGGACTACGAATGCCGCATCCTCCACTCGGGCGGCGAAACCCGCTGGATCAGCGGCAGGACGGCTCTGATCCGGTACGGGGGGGAGTTCGCCCTCCTCGGGAACATCCAGGACATCACAGAGCGCCACAAGGCCGAACAGGCCCTGAGGGATTCCCGCGAGACCCTGCACCGCCTCTCCGCCCGGCTCATGTCCGCGCAGGAAAGCGAGCGCCAGCGCGTGGCGCGGGAACTCCACGACAGCATCGGCCAGTCCCTGAGCGCCGTGAAGTTCATGGTGGAACGGGCCCTCGACGAGCAGGCCGCCTCCGGCCCCGAAAGCCCGCAGACCAGGAGCCTCCGGGCCGTGGTCCCCGTGATCCAGTCCTCGGTGGAAGAGGTCCGGCGCATTTCCATGGCCCTGCGGCCGACGACCCTCGATGATCTCGGGCTCCTCGCCACCATCGCCTGGTTCACCCGGGAATTCCAGACCACCTATCCCCACATGGACGTGGAGCGCCTGATCGAGGTCGAGGAGTTCGAAGTTCCCGAGATCCTCAAGACGAACATCTTCCGGATCATGCAGGAGGCCATGAACAACGCGGCCAAGTACAGCCAGGCCACGAGGGTCACCGTGGCCTTGCGGCAAGTGCTGGGCGACCTCCAGCTCGTGGTGGGGGACAACGGCGTGGGCTTCAATCCGGGAGAAGTGCGCCGGCACACTTCCGCCGGCGGGTTCGGACTCGCCTCCATGCGGGAGCGGGCCGAACTCTTCGGCGGCTCCCTCATCCTCACGTCGTCCCCGGGCGAGGGCACGATGGTCATCGCCCGGTGGCCCCTGCCGGAGGAATCTACTTCGTGA
- a CDS encoding ABC transporter permease translates to MRAPLQRYRNILDFALSSLLRRKGRNLALLGVYTLVVFVIASLIFFVQALKREARELLVQAPDMVVQRMVAGRHDPIPVIQAEAIRAIRGVEEVQPRLWGYYYDPVYGGNLTVMATGDPALAADAVWIGQGVARSMRVKEGDLISLRSYAGLPSLYAVQKVLPEDSELVSSDLVLMSPGDVRALFNFPEGLATDLAITAGNPRELPTIAAKIVERFPDTRPILKSEILRTYEAIFDWRGGLMVVVLASAILAFIIFAWDKATGLSAEERREIGILKSIGWESADVLLLKVWEGAVISLTAFLSGVLLGYAHVFFFSASLFEHALKGWSVLFPRYRLLPALDAYQLTVLFFLTVLPYTAATLVPIWRAATVDPDAAMRS, encoded by the coding sequence ATGCGCGCACCTCTCCAGCGGTATCGGAACATCCTTGATTTCGCCCTCTCCTCGCTGTTGCGGCGGAAGGGACGGAATCTGGCCCTGCTTGGCGTCTACACGCTGGTCGTGTTCGTCATCGCCTCGCTGATCTTCTTCGTCCAGGCCCTCAAGCGCGAGGCGCGGGAGCTCCTGGTGCAGGCACCGGACATGGTGGTGCAGCGCATGGTCGCCGGCCGCCACGACCCCATCCCCGTGATCCAGGCCGAGGCCATCCGCGCCATCCGCGGCGTTGAGGAAGTCCAGCCCAGGCTGTGGGGCTACTACTATGATCCGGTCTACGGCGGGAACCTCACGGTCATGGCCACCGGGGACCCGGCCCTGGCGGCCGACGCGGTGTGGATCGGCCAGGGCGTCGCCCGCAGCATGAGGGTGAAGGAGGGCGACCTCATCAGCCTGCGCAGCTACGCAGGGCTGCCGAGCCTCTATGCGGTCCAGAAGGTCCTGCCGGAAGACTCGGAGCTGGTGTCCTCGGACCTGGTCCTCATGTCACCCGGGGATGTCCGGGCCCTCTTCAACTTCCCCGAGGGCCTCGCCACCGACCTCGCGATCACCGCGGGAAATCCGCGGGAGCTGCCCACCATCGCCGCCAAGATCGTCGAGCGGTTCCCCGATACGCGACCCATCCTGAAATCCGAGATCCTCCGGACCTACGAGGCCATCTTCGACTGGCGGGGCGGCCTCATGGTCGTGGTGCTGGCTTCGGCGATCCTGGCTTTCATCATCTTCGCCTGGGACAAGGCCACGGGCCTCTCGGCCGAAGAACGCAGGGAGATCGGCATCCTCAAATCCATCGGCTGGGAGAGCGCTGACGTGCTGCTCTTGAAGGTCTGGGAGGGGGCCGTGATTTCGCTGACCGCTTTCCTGAGCGGCGTCCTGCTGGGCTATGCCCACGTCTTCTTCTTCTCCGCCTCCCTCTTTGAGCACGCGCTGAAGGGCTGGTCCGTGCTCTTCCCGCGCTACCGGCTGCTGCCCGCCCTCGACGCCTACCAGCTCACGGTCCTGTTCTTCCTCACCGTGCTGCCCTACACCGCGGCCACCCTGGTGCCCATCTGGCGGGCCGCCACGGTGGACCCGGACGCGGCGATGAGGTCCTGA
- a CDS encoding nitrous oxide reductase accessory protein NosL encodes MKIRLRCTLLALLLTGLPLGLWAGPKPTQKAKGPVPKGNCAVCGMYVANFPDWAAVISFKDGAQAWFDGPKDLFTYLLDLKRYAAKRNVGDITLILVKDYYGLKHVDGRQAFFVIGSDVMGPMGRELVPFGTESAARDFLRDHHGVRVLTFREVTPDTLKSLE; translated from the coding sequence ATGAAGATCCGACTCAGGTGCACGCTTCTGGCCCTCCTGCTGACCGGACTGCCCTTGGGGCTATGGGCGGGACCCAAGCCCACGCAGAAAGCCAAGGGACCGGTCCCCAAGGGGAACTGCGCCGTCTGCGGCATGTATGTGGCCAATTTCCCCGACTGGGCCGCGGTCATCTCCTTCAAGGATGGGGCCCAGGCCTGGTTCGATGGCCCCAAGGACCTTTTCACCTACCTGCTCGATCTGAAGCGCTACGCGGCGAAGCGGAATGTCGGGGACATCACCCTCATCCTGGTGAAGGACTACTACGGCCTGAAGCACGTCGACGGGCGCCAGGCCTTCTTCGTGATCGGCAGTGACGTCATGGGCCCCATGGGCAGGGAACTGGTCCCCTTCGGCACCGAGTCCGCGGCGCGGGACTTCCTCAGGGACCACCACGGCGTGAGGGTCCTGACCTTCCGGGAGGTCACGCCCGACACCCTGAAATCCCTGGAGTGA
- a CDS encoding FKBP-type peptidyl-prolyl cis-trans isomerase yields the protein MRFRAALSIVLISFLGFGCRSPQTGAAAWTTLPSGLGVLDLAPGQGPSPRIGQTCNVEAQGWIEEGGAKGRSFLDTRKRGFPDTFPLGGGRVIKGWEEGLATMKKGGRRLLRVPPSLGYSPRELGQDIPPGSTLIFELELLDIR from the coding sequence TTGCGCTTCCGTGCAGCCCTTTCCATCGTCCTGATCTCCTTCCTTGGTTTCGGCTGCAGGTCCCCTCAGACCGGCGCCGCGGCCTGGACCACCCTTCCCAGTGGGCTCGGCGTGCTGGATCTCGCACCGGGACAGGGGCCTTCTCCCAGAATCGGCCAGACCTGCAACGTGGAGGCCCAGGGCTGGATCGAGGAGGGCGGCGCCAAGGGCAGGTCCTTCCTGGATACGCGGAAACGGGGCTTCCCCGACACCTTCCCGCTGGGTGGCGGGCGGGTGATCAAGGGCTGGGAGGAAGGACTGGCCACCATGAAGAAGGGCGGCAGGAGGTTGCTCCGGGTCCCCCCCAGCCTCGGCTATTCCCCCCGGGAACTGGGCCAGGACATCCCCCCCGGGTCCACCCTGATTTTCGAGCTGGAACTCCTCGACATCCGATAG
- a CDS encoding response regulator, which yields MAAEQKHRLVIAEDHTILREGLKALLAARPELEVVGEATDGRDAIRCAEELTPDLMLLDLSMPRSNGLEALKEIKRLSPNTKVLVLTVHKTEDYVFTALQNGADGYVLKDSSSSELTMAVRSVLNGERYLSPAIATTVVSGYLSSKDGISLKPGFDDLSSREREVLKLIAEGYRTKDIAEYLCISPKTVEKHRANLMDRLNLHSVSALTAYAIEKGLVTK from the coding sequence ATGGCCGCGGAACAGAAACACAGGCTGGTCATCGCGGAGGACCACACGATCCTCCGTGAGGGGCTGAAAGCGCTGCTGGCTGCCCGGCCGGAACTGGAAGTGGTCGGGGAGGCCACGGATGGCCGGGACGCGATCCGCTGCGCCGAGGAACTGACGCCCGACCTGATGCTGCTGGATCTCTCCATGCCCCGCTCCAACGGGCTGGAGGCCTTGAAGGAGATCAAGCGGCTCAGCCCGAACACGAAGGTCCTGGTGCTCACGGTCCACAAGACCGAGGACTACGTCTTCACCGCCCTTCAGAACGGCGCGGATGGTTACGTGCTGAAGGACTCCTCCTCTTCCGAGCTGACCATGGCCGTGCGCAGCGTCCTGAACGGAGAGCGCTACCTCAGCCCCGCGATCGCCACCACGGTGGTGTCCGGCTACCTCAGCTCCAAGGACGGCATCTCCCTGAAACCCGGCTTCGACGATCTGTCGAGCCGAGAGCGGGAGGTGCTGAAGCTCATTGCGGAGGGCTACCGCACCAAGGACATCGCCGAGTACCTCTGCATCAGTCCGAAGACGGTGGAGAAGCACCGCGCGAACCTGATGGACCGGCTCAACCTGCACTCCGTGTCCGCCCTGACGGCCTATGCCATCGAAAAGGGCTTGGTCACGAAGTAG